Proteins co-encoded in one Thermoanaerobaculia bacterium genomic window:
- the coxB gene encoding cytochrome c oxidase subunit II translates to MAGGIASSVLAPAGPQAGSIAALWWLVLGVCGAVFVAVLVLLAAALARRRSAEPDLLPGPPPAEGRRKAAVAAGAVTTVVILFVFLVASMSTGKTASPSRDDPAGLPIELFGRQWWWEVRYPSPSPSDTVVTANEIHVPVGRTVLLRATSRDVIHSFWAPNVDGKKDLIPGRWTLTRFRVDRPGVYRGQCAEYCGVQHAHMAFLVVAQPEAEFESWLAAQRAPAAPPDGALQERGRDVFVSSSCPLCHTVRGTPAAGTLGPDLTHVGARETIGAGTLANDAAHLAGWVLDPQKAKPGAAMPPNAIASRDLPALLGWLEHLR, encoded by the coding sequence GTGGCGGGAGGCATCGCATCTTCGGTGCTCGCGCCGGCCGGGCCGCAGGCCGGGTCGATTGCGGCGCTGTGGTGGCTCGTACTCGGCGTCTGCGGCGCCGTTTTCGTCGCCGTGCTGGTTCTCCTCGCGGCGGCGCTCGCACGCCGCCGCAGCGCCGAGCCCGATCTCCTTCCGGGGCCCCCCCCGGCCGAGGGCCGCCGGAAAGCGGCGGTCGCGGCCGGTGCCGTCACGACCGTCGTGATCCTCTTCGTCTTCCTCGTCGCGAGCATGTCGACGGGGAAGACGGCGTCCCCGTCGCGGGACGACCCGGCCGGGCTGCCGATCGAGCTCTTCGGCCGCCAGTGGTGGTGGGAGGTCCGCTACCCGTCCCCGTCCCCCTCCGACACGGTCGTGACCGCCAACGAGATCCACGTGCCGGTCGGGCGCACCGTGCTCCTCCGCGCCACGTCCCGCGACGTGATCCACAGCTTCTGGGCGCCCAACGTCGACGGAAAGAAGGACCTGATACCGGGCCGATGGACCCTGACGCGTTTCCGCGTGGACCGTCCCGGCGTCTACCGAGGCCAGTGCGCGGAGTACTGCGGCGTCCAGCACGCGCACATGGCGTTTCTCGTCGTCGCCCAGCCGGAAGCGGAATTCGAGTCCTGGCTCGCCGCGCAGCGGGCGCCGGCGGCACCGCCGGACGGCGCCCTCCAGGAGCGCGGCCGCGACGTCTTCGTCTCCTCCTCCTGCCCGCTGTGCCACACGGTCCGCGGGACGCCGGCCGCCGGGACGCTCGGGCCCGACCTCACCCACGTCGGCGCGCGCGAGACGATCGGGGCGGGGACGCTCGCCAACGACGCGGCGCACCTCGCCGGCTGGGTGCTCGACCCGCAGAAGGCGAAGCCCGGCGCCGCCATGCCGCCCAACGCGATCGCCTCCCGGGATCTCCCGGCGCTGCTCGGCTGGCTGGAGCACCTCCGGTGA
- a CDS encoding menaquinone biosynthesis decarboxylase, whose protein sequence is MSHRNLSSFVEELRRRGDLATIRERVSPILEITEIADRAVKSGGPALLFENVEGSEFPVAINLFASRARMLEALGIGSWEEWEERLEFFLDPKPPEGFLGKLKALPKVADLASVFPKTVRSAPCQEVVETGDAVDLGRLPVLKCWPQDAGRFITMPLVVTRDPATGRANVGMYRMQVYDRNTTGMHWQKHKDGAGQARGYAREGRRMEIAAAIGADPATVFSAIAPLPPGVSEFLFAGFLRGESVPLVPAKTVDLLVPAEAEFVLEGWVDPRESRLEGPFGDHTGYYSLDDDFPVFHVTAVTRRARPIYLTTIVGPPPMEDGFMGEAVERLFLPLVRKTIPDIVDMALPVEGIFHNLMIVSIDKRYPGQARKVMHAIWGTGQMMFTKVIVVVDAGTNVHDPAEVVWKSLNHIDPQRDFEFALGPIDELDHASREPCYGSHVGIDATKKLAGEGFRRRWPDEIVMDAEVRKKVDALWPKLFPGG, encoded by the coding sequence GATCCTGGAGATCACCGAGATCGCCGACCGCGCGGTCAAGTCGGGAGGGCCGGCCCTGCTCTTCGAGAACGTCGAGGGCTCCGAGTTCCCGGTCGCGATCAATCTCTTCGCCTCCCGCGCGCGGATGCTCGAGGCGCTCGGGATCGGCTCGTGGGAGGAGTGGGAGGAACGGCTCGAGTTCTTCCTCGACCCGAAGCCCCCGGAGGGCTTTCTCGGGAAGCTCAAGGCGCTCCCGAAGGTCGCCGACCTCGCCTCGGTGTTCCCGAAGACGGTCCGGAGCGCGCCCTGCCAGGAGGTCGTCGAGACGGGCGACGCCGTCGACCTCGGGCGGCTGCCGGTCCTGAAGTGCTGGCCCCAGGACGCCGGCCGGTTCATCACGATGCCGCTCGTCGTCACGCGCGATCCCGCGACCGGCCGCGCCAACGTCGGCATGTATCGGATGCAGGTCTACGACCGGAACACGACCGGCATGCACTGGCAGAAGCACAAGGACGGCGCGGGGCAGGCGCGCGGCTACGCGCGCGAGGGGCGCCGGATGGAGATCGCGGCCGCGATCGGGGCCGATCCGGCGACGGTCTTCTCGGCGATCGCGCCGCTTCCCCCGGGCGTGTCGGAGTTCCTCTTCGCCGGGTTCCTGCGCGGGGAGAGCGTGCCGCTCGTGCCCGCAAAGACGGTCGATCTCCTCGTCCCGGCCGAGGCCGAGTTCGTGCTCGAGGGGTGGGTGGATCCCCGCGAGAGCCGTCTCGAGGGTCCGTTCGGCGACCACACCGGTTACTACTCGCTCGACGACGACTTCCCGGTCTTCCACGTCACGGCCGTGACCCGCCGCGCGCGGCCGATCTATCTCACGACGATCGTCGGGCCGCCGCCGATGGAGGACGGCTTCATGGGAGAGGCCGTCGAGCGCCTCTTCCTTCCGCTCGTCCGGAAGACCATCCCCGACATCGTCGACATGGCGCTCCCCGTCGAGGGGATCTTCCACAACCTCATGATCGTGTCGATCGACAAGCGCTACCCGGGACAGGCGCGGAAGGTGATGCACGCGATCTGGGGGACGGGGCAGATGATGTTCACGAAGGTGATCGTCGTCGTCGACGCCGGGACGAACGTGCACGACCCGGCCGAAGTGGTCTGGAAGAGCCTGAACCACATCGACCCGCAGCGCGATTTCGAGTTCGCGCTCGGGCCGATCGACGAGCTCGACCACGCCTCCCGCGAGCCGTGCTACGGGTCGCACGTCGGAATCGACGCCACGAAGAAGCTGGCCGGCGAGGGATTCCGCCGCCGGTGGCCCGACGAGATCGTGATGGACGCGGAGGTCCGGAAGAAGGTCGACGCGCTCTGGCCGAAGCTCTTCCCCGGCGGCTGA